The sequence GCGTGACGATCAGGTTCAAGGGCGCACTCGCCGAATGATGCTGGCTTTCCAGGGCCGAGAGCAGCGAGTGGCCTTCACGTGGCGGTTCTTCCGGCAGGCTATCCACCGCCAGGCCGCCGAGTTGTCCGGTGGCCAGTGCCTCCAGCGCTGCGTCCTCATCGATGATGCCCCCGCGGGCGCAATTGACCAGCAGTGCACCTGGCTTCATGGCGGCAAGCGCCTGCTCATCGATCAGATGCTGTGTCTCTGGGGTCAGCGGGCAGTGCAGGCTGATGGCGTCAGCCTGGGGCAGCAGGCTTTCCAGCGCGGGGCGCTCGGCGGTGGGGGCGGTGCCCGGTCGGGCGGCAAAGGTCACGCGCATGCCGAACGCCTCGGCCAGCCTGCCCACCGCAGTGCCCAGCTCTCCCTTGCCGATGATGACCAGATGCTTGCCGGACAGCTGCACCACGGGGCGGCCCATCAGACAGAAAGTCGGACTGCATTGCCACTCGCCCGCGGCGATGTCGGTCTGGTACTCCGGCAGGCGGCCTGCCAGTGCCAGCAGCAGCATCCAGGTGTGCTGCGCCACCGAATGAGTGCCGTAGGCATTGACGTTCATGACCCGAATGCCACGTGCTTCGGCGGCCGCCATGTCGATATTGTTGGTGCCGGTCGCCATTACCGCGATCAGCTTGAGGGTCGGCAGCTCATCCATGTGGTGCGCCTCGATGCGTACCTTGTTGACCAGCACGATGGAGGCACCTCTCAGTCGTGGCACCACTTCCTCGGGTGCGGTGGCGTCATGACAGACCAATCCTTCCAGACGGGCCTCGAGGCGCGAGAAGTCCAGTCCGTCACCGACGGAGCCGGCATCGAGCATGACAGCCTGCGGGGCGCCGGTGGACGAGGCGGGCTCACAGTGAGAGGAAGCGGGCATGGAAGAACGAGAGGGAGACTGCGCAGTACGATCGTGATCGGACATAGGTGCCTCATGATGGCGTAGGAAAACAGACAGGAAGACATAAAGGCTGGCCCGGAAATGACGAATACGTAGCGTCTGGGCCGGTTTGTGCTTGGGTGTTGCCCCGCACGGGGCCGAGCACGCTATAATGTGCCCCTTTCGCTTTGACTTGAAAGCCGCTCAACTGGCCTTATTGTAGGCGTCTCTTGCTGATGCTTGCGAAAGCTCTCATGTTGGGGCCGCAGGTGCGCTGAACGCAAGACGCGCCGCAAGGCATAACATTGTCATGGTTCACGGTGCTCAGACAGCCCCGTGACCAGTATCGTCAGGAAAGAAAACCATGCCGATCTATGAATACCACTGCAAGGCCTGTGGCCATCGGATGGACAAGTTGCAGAAGATCAGCGCTGCGCCGCTGACGGAGTGTCCGGAGTGCAAGACGGACCAGCTCGAGAAGCTGGTCTCCGCCGCCGGGTTCCGTCTGGCAGGCAGTGGCTGGTACGAGACGGATTTCAAGTCCGGCAGCAAGAAGAATCTGGCCGGTGGTAGCGACAGCACCGCCTGATACAGCTGGGATAGTGCGTCAGGCATCAGCGTGATGAGGGTCAAGGGCGCCCAACGGGTACCCTTGACCCTCATCGCCAACGGCAGGCCCTCTGAGACAGATGCGCATCAGCGCGTCGATCATGAATTTGAGCAACAAGGAATCAACATGCGCAGCCACTATTGCGGCAAACTGAACGAGACCCTGATCGATCAGGATGTCACTCTGTGCGGGTGGGTGCACCGCCGTCGCGACCACGGTGGCGTCATCTTCCTCGACATGCGCGACCGTGATGGCA comes from bacterium Scap17 and encodes:
- a CDS encoding D-2-hydroxyacid dehydrogenase, producing MPASSHCEPASSTGAPQAVMLDAGSVGDGLDFSRLEARLEGLVCHDATAPEEVVPRLRGASIVLVNKVRIEAHHMDELPTLKLIAVMATGTNNIDMAAAEARGIRVMNVNAYGTHSVAQHTWMLLLALAGRLPEYQTDIAAGEWQCSPTFCLMGRPVVQLSGKHLVIIGKGELGTAVGRLAEAFGMRVTFAARPGTAPTAERPALESLLPQADAISLHCPLTPETQHLIDEQALAAMKPGALLVNCARGGIIDEDAALEALATGQLGGLAVDSLPEEPPREGHSLLSALESQHHSASAPLNLIVTPHNAWISQEARQNMLDLSLANIETFLNEHA
- a CDS encoding zinc ribbon domain-containing protein; this encodes MPIYEYHCKACGHRMDKLQKISAAPLTECPECKTDQLEKLVSAAGFRLAGSGWYETDFKSGSKKNLAGGSDSTA